From one Rosa rugosa chromosome 4, drRosRugo1.1, whole genome shotgun sequence genomic stretch:
- the LOC133742830 gene encoding uncharacterized protein LOC133742830 isoform X1 — translation MPVLTESSEHMKWRRPRSQLIQPISETDPYNPNPAPSIIQSTRCKSTISSLLLSSFTTTTTTNEASSSSLSTKKKTNFPSSAKFRGMGCTASASQQVSVPAVIRSSADWEGKKVKKKKVNKKNVRNEFKDKSQNQGVVDGPVGFGLNSATCMDFQDVWCGPGIGFSAETAGSVDCVVARRNVSGRGKIDGDHNRMNSHREVRPCLARRTVNPDTISFLDSEPEFLLSRPGSEVFGSRCYRHVRHASPEGLAEIMMFQSSLMMGGRSDMDRYREWRLDVDNMTYEELLELGERIGYVSTGLKEDEISRCLRKIKLSMLSDRSQHSPGQIDGKCIICQEEYEADDEMGRLNCGHLFHLQCIEQWLAHKNTCPFCKVEATTKR, via the exons ATGCCTGTTCTTACAGAGAGCTCAGAGCACATGAAATGGAGAAGACCCAGAAGCCAATTAATCCAGCCCATTTCAGAAACAGATCCATACAACCCAAATCCAGCACCATCCATAATCCAATCCACTCGCTGCAAATCCACAATCTCCTCCCTCCTCCTCTCCAgcttcaccaccaccaccaccaccaatgaAGCCTCATCCTCAAGCCTCAGCACCAAGAAGAAGACAAACTTCCCCTCATCAGCAAAGTTCAGAGGCATGGGCTGCACAGCCTCAGCCTCACAGCAAGTCTCAGTGCCAGCTGTGATCAGGAGCTCAGCAGATTGGGAagggaagaaggtgaagaagaaaaaggttaATAAGAAGAATGTCAGGAATGAGTTCAAGGACAAGAGCCAGAACCAAGGAGTGGTTGATGGGCCTGTTGGGTTTGGGTTGAATTCTGCAACTTGTATGGATTTTCAGGATGTTTGGTGTGGGCCTGGAATTGGGTTCTCAGCAGAGACTGCTGGCTCTGTGGATTGTGTTGTGGCTAGGAGAAATGTTTCTGGAAGAGGCAAGATTGATGGGGATCATAATAGGATGAACAGCCACAGGGaggta CGTCCTTGTTTAGCAAGGCGAACTGTGAACCCGGATACTATCTCGTTTCTTGATTCTGAACCTGAATTCCTCTTAAGCCGCCCTGGATCAGAGGTGTTTGGAAGTAGGTGTTATCGACATGTTCGCCATGCCTCTCCTGAAGGCCTCgcagag ATTATGATGTTTCAAAGTAGTCTTATGATGGGTGGAAGATCAGACATGGATAGATATAGAGAGTGGAGACTTGATGTTGATAACATGACATACGAG GAACTGCTTGAGTTAGGTGAGAGAATTGGTTATGTGAGTACTGGATTAAAAGAAGATGAGATAAGCCGGTGCCTTCGAAAAATTAAGCTATCAATGTTGAGTGATCGGTCACAACATTCACCTGGGCAAATAGATGGCAAGTGCATCATTTGTCAG GAGGAATATGAAGCAGATGATGAGATGGGTAGACTGAATTGTGGACACCTCTTCCACTTACAGTGTATAGAACAGTGGCTTGCTCATAAAAATACTTGCCCTTTTTGTAAGGTTGAAGCGACAACTAAACGCTAG
- the LOC133742830 gene encoding uncharacterized protein LOC133742830 isoform X2 has protein sequence MPVLTESSEHMKWRRPRSQLIQPISETDPYNPNPAPSIIQSTRCKSTISSLLLSSFTTTTTTNEASSSSLSTKKKTNFPSSAKFRGMGCTASASQQVSVPAVIRSSADWEGKKVKKKKVNKKNVRNEFKDKSQNQGVVDGPVGFGLNSATCMDFQDVWCGPGIGFSAETAGSVDCVVARRNVSGRGKIDGDHNRMNSHRERPCLARRTVNPDTISFLDSEPEFLLSRPGSEVFGSRCYRHVRHASPEGLAEIMMFQSSLMMGGRSDMDRYREWRLDVDNMTYEELLELGERIGYVSTGLKEDEISRCLRKIKLSMLSDRSQHSPGQIDGKCIICQEEYEADDEMGRLNCGHLFHLQCIEQWLAHKNTCPFCKVEATTKR, from the exons ATGCCTGTTCTTACAGAGAGCTCAGAGCACATGAAATGGAGAAGACCCAGAAGCCAATTAATCCAGCCCATTTCAGAAACAGATCCATACAACCCAAATCCAGCACCATCCATAATCCAATCCACTCGCTGCAAATCCACAATCTCCTCCCTCCTCCTCTCCAgcttcaccaccaccaccaccaccaatgaAGCCTCATCCTCAAGCCTCAGCACCAAGAAGAAGACAAACTTCCCCTCATCAGCAAAGTTCAGAGGCATGGGCTGCACAGCCTCAGCCTCACAGCAAGTCTCAGTGCCAGCTGTGATCAGGAGCTCAGCAGATTGGGAagggaagaaggtgaagaagaaaaaggttaATAAGAAGAATGTCAGGAATGAGTTCAAGGACAAGAGCCAGAACCAAGGAGTGGTTGATGGGCCTGTTGGGTTTGGGTTGAATTCTGCAACTTGTATGGATTTTCAGGATGTTTGGTGTGGGCCTGGAATTGGGTTCTCAGCAGAGACTGCTGGCTCTGTGGATTGTGTTGTGGCTAGGAGAAATGTTTCTGGAAGAGGCAAGATTGATGGGGATCATAATAGGATGAACAGCCACAGGGag CGTCCTTGTTTAGCAAGGCGAACTGTGAACCCGGATACTATCTCGTTTCTTGATTCTGAACCTGAATTCCTCTTAAGCCGCCCTGGATCAGAGGTGTTTGGAAGTAGGTGTTATCGACATGTTCGCCATGCCTCTCCTGAAGGCCTCgcagag ATTATGATGTTTCAAAGTAGTCTTATGATGGGTGGAAGATCAGACATGGATAGATATAGAGAGTGGAGACTTGATGTTGATAACATGACATACGAG GAACTGCTTGAGTTAGGTGAGAGAATTGGTTATGTGAGTACTGGATTAAAAGAAGATGAGATAAGCCGGTGCCTTCGAAAAATTAAGCTATCAATGTTGAGTGATCGGTCACAACATTCACCTGGGCAAATAGATGGCAAGTGCATCATTTGTCAG GAGGAATATGAAGCAGATGATGAGATGGGTAGACTGAATTGTGGACACCTCTTCCACTTACAGTGTATAGAACAGTGGCTTGCTCATAAAAATACTTGCCCTTTTTGTAAGGTTGAAGCGACAACTAAACGCTAG
- the LOC133746014 gene encoding uncharacterized protein LOC133746014: protein MAAATAGFGHLFFIPKFPSTTQVRTFDFKITSCLSLRQSNDPTLASQNDAVPFGSLRVVFATGGTGGHIYPAVAIADELKSTDPNAQILFLGIPKSMESKAVPNAGYDFAAVPSAKLHRPILSPRNVFLPYYLIKSIIWSYFKLREFDPHVVIGTGGYVSFPVGIAAVLRGVKLVIQEQNDVPGIANWVLSFLADVVFVAFNSTIDCFPSGNGKCVVCGNPVRSSLRQNVSKAVARGRFFPKSGEMGEVKVLLVLGGSLGANAVNIAMLNLYYQMLLEKEDLFIIWQTGVEAYNEMESLVKNHPRLLLKPFMHKMDLAYAAADLIVSRAGAMTCDEILATGKPSILIPSPDVAEGHQFKNAFLMADLAGARVITEDELDSTTLGNAIEEILGDESKMADMSERALKAANSNASVAIAQHVLSLVSLSRAKKK, encoded by the exons ATGGCCGCCGCCACCGCCGGCTTCGGTCACCTCTTTTTCATCCCCAAGTTCCCATCAACAACCCAAGTCAGGACCTTTGACTTCAAGATCACCTCCTGTCTCTCTCTAAGGCAATCAAATGACCCAACTCTCGCCTCCCAAAACGACGCCGTCCCTTTCGGCAGCCTCCGTGTAGTCTTCGCCACCGGTGGCACCGGCGGCCACATATACCCGGCCGTCGCCATAGCTGACGAGCTCAAAAGCACCGACCCCAACGCCCAGATTTTGTTTCTTGGCATACCCAAAAGCATGGAAAGCAAGGCCGTCCCCAACGCCGGCTACGACTTCGCCGCCGTCCCCTCCGCCAAGTTGCACCGTCCTATTTTGTCACCCAGAAACGTGTTTCTTCCCTATTACTTGATCAAGTCAATAATATGGAGCTACTTTAAATTGAGGGAGTTTGATCCTCATGTTGTGATCGGAACCGGGGGGTATGTGTCTTTTCCGGTAGGCATTGCGGCGGTGCTGAGAGGAGTGAAGCTTGTGATTCAGGAACAGAATGATGTTCCCGGAATAGCCAATTGGGTGCTTTCTTTTTTAGCTGATGTTGTGTTTGTGGCTTTTAATTCTACTATTGATTGTTTCCCAAGTGGGAATGGGAAGTGTGTGGTGTGTGGGAATCCGGTGAGGTCGTCCTTAAGGCAGAATGTGTCTAAGGCGGTGGCGAGGGGCCGGTTTTTTCCCAAGTCTGGTGAGATGGGAGAGGTGAAGGTGCTTTTGGTGCTTGGAGGGTCTTTAGGTGCTAATGCCGTGAACATTGCTATGCTGAATTTGTATTATCAGATGCTGTTGGAGAAGGAGGACTTGTTCATCATTTGGCAGACTGGAGTGGAGGCCTATAATGAGATGGAGAGCCTTGTTAAGAACCATCCGCGGCTCCTTTTGAAGCC GTTCATGCATAAAATGGATCTGGCATATGCAGCTGCAGACCTAATAGTTTCGCGAGCTGGTGCAATGACTTGTGATGAGATCTTGGCAACTGGGAAGCCTTCCATTCTG ATACCATCACCAGATGTTGCTGAAGGACATCAATTCAAAAATGCTTTTTTGATGGCAGACTTGGCAGGTGCAAGGGTTATAACTGAAGATGAACTTGATTCGACAACCCTTGGAAATGCAATTGAAGAGATATTAG GGGATGAAAGTAAAATGGCAGATATGTCCGAGAGGGCTCTGAAAGCTGCAAACTCCAATGCCTCTGTAGCGATTGCACAACATGTCCTTTCTCTAGTCAGCTTATCAAGAGCAAAGAAGAAGTAG
- the LOC133742828 gene encoding uncharacterized protein LOC133742828 yields MSFLVPGSDLRSLATAFGTDRYYFSPVRCPEPLRVSARRSPANGVALGLEKRNDPRWSVCTADELHFVSVPDSDWNLALWRYLPSPQSEPRNHPLLLLSGVATNAIGFDLSPEFSFARSMSAQGYDTWILEVRGAGLSTHGTDSGEVNGLLEAGKNRATQIRGLSQTPLNIMEVGQRAVTSFADFQERFSTTLEDFQKQLDLVAKLDWDFDHYLEEDVPVAMEYIRTQCKPEDGKLLAIGHSMGGILLYAMLSRCSSQGQDSGFASVVTLGSSLDYRPSKSSLKLFLPLANPAQVVNVPVPFGAIYTAVHHLVSGTPVLSWLKPQVSAQDLMDPELYEKLILNNFGTVPAKLLLQLATVFQEGGLRDRSGTFFYKEHLCKSNVPILALGGDQDLICPPEAVYETVKVIPEQLVTFKVLGELGGPHYAHYDLVGGRGAAGVYPHIIEFLNRHDRA; encoded by the exons ATGTCGTTTCTCGTTCCCGGTTCCGATCTCCGTTCCCTCGCCACCGCTTTCGGTACTGACCGTTACTACTTCAGCCCAGTCAGGTGCCCCGAACCGCTTCGCGTCTCCGCCCGCCGCAGCCCCGCTAACGGCGTAGCCTTGGGTTTGGAAAAGAGAAACGACCCGCGGTGGTCGGTTTGTACCGCCGACGAGCTTCACTTCGTCTCCGTTCCCGATTCCGACTGGAACCTCGCTCTCTGGCGCTACCTTCCCTCTCCTCAG AGCGAGCCGAGGAATCATCCGCTGTTACTGTTGTCGGGGGTCGCCACAAATGCTATTGGATTCGATCTCTCTCCTGAG TTCTCCTTTGCGCGCTCCATGTCGGCGCAAGGATATGATACCTGGATTCTTGAAGTCAGAGGTGCTGGGTTGAGCACACATGGAACCGACTCAGGGGAAGTAAATG GTTTGTTAGAAGCAGGAAAAAACCGTGCTACACAGATTAGGGGTTTAAGTCAAACACCATTGAACATCATGGAAGTAGGTCAACGAGCGGTTACAAGTTTTGCAGACTTCCAAGAGCGTTTTTCAACTACATTGGAAGATTTCCAGAAGCAACTTGATCTTGTCGCAAAGCTTGATTGGGACTTTGATCACTACTTGGAAGAGGATGTGCCTGTTGCG ATGGAGTATATAAGAACTCAATGCAAACCAGAGGATGGCAAGCTTCTCGCGATTGGTCACTCGATGGGGGGTATCTTGCTATATGCAATGCTCTCACGATGCT CTTCTCAAGGACAAGATTCTGGATTCGCATCAGTTGTTACTTTGGGGTCATCACTTGACTACAGGCCTTCAAAATCATCACTGAAATTGTTTTTACCTCTGGCAA ACCCTGCTCAGGTGGTAAATGTTCCTGTTCCGTTCGGCGCAATATATACTGCTGTGCATCATCTTGTGAGTGGTACTCCAGTTTTGTCTTGGTTAAAACCTCAAGTTTCTGCTCAAGACCTGATGGATCCAGAGTTATATGAAAAGCTTATCTTAAACAACTTTG GTACTGTCCCTGCTAAGCTTCTCTTGCAGCTAGCAACAGTCTTCCAGGAGGGTGGTTTACGTGACAGGAGTGGGACTTTCTTTTACAAGGAACATCTATGCAAAAGCAATGTCCCAATCTTGGCCCTTGGAGGAGATCAAGACCTAATATGTCCTCCTGAAGCCGTTTATG AAACAGTGAAGGTAATTCCTGAGCAATTGGTTACCTTCAAAGTTCTTGGAGAACTTGGCGGTCCTCATTATGCACACTACGATTTGGTTGGAGGTCGCGGG GCAGCAGGAGTGTATCCACACATTATTGAGTTTCTCAATCGTCATGACAGGGCTTGA